The following proteins are co-located in the Massilia litorea genome:
- a CDS encoding ATP-binding protein, with product MAVKLDLLTKITPSIASALEANVEYAAGHKNMLQLIELRWIAVIGQVTTIAAAILIFDVNLPLVHMLQVLACLIAFNIASHLRWHERRPVANSELFMALLVDVATLTVQLYLSGGTTNPFAFLYLLQIIISAVLLEAWSTWSIVFVTLLCLALLAIFAQPLALPFDHARGIASLYVQGMLLCFAINAALLVIFITRISGTLRAKAADLADLRQRAAEEDHIVRMGLLASGAAHELGTPLATLSVILGDWKRMPEFRDNPDLREEIAEMQTQLKRCKSIVSGILLSAGSARGESAVRTTIHTFLDGLAEEWEERRQVDVFEYENRIAEDIPVAFDSALKQTIDNLLDNAFEASPDWVRLEASVEDDTLHLVVLDKGPGFAPAMLSQFGKPYQSTKSRPGAGVGLFLVVNVARTLGGGVAARNRDGGGAEVRLTIPLAAIVLSGEGEHV from the coding sequence ATGGCCGTAAAGCTTGATCTGTTAACAAAAATAACGCCTTCGATCGCATCCGCGCTCGAGGCGAACGTCGAATACGCCGCCGGCCACAAGAACATGCTGCAGCTCATCGAGCTGCGCTGGATCGCCGTCATCGGCCAGGTCACGACGATCGCCGCCGCGATCCTGATCTTCGACGTCAACCTGCCGCTGGTGCACATGCTGCAGGTGCTGGCCTGCCTGATCGCCTTCAACATCGCCAGCCATTTGCGCTGGCACGAACGGCGGCCGGTCGCCAACAGCGAGCTGTTCATGGCCCTGCTGGTCGACGTCGCCACGCTCACCGTCCAGCTCTACCTGTCCGGCGGCACCACCAATCCCTTCGCTTTCCTGTACCTGCTGCAGATCATCATCTCGGCCGTGCTGCTGGAAGCCTGGTCGACCTGGTCGATCGTGTTCGTCACCTTGCTGTGCCTGGCCCTGCTGGCCATCTTCGCCCAGCCGCTCGCGCTGCCCTTCGACCATGCGCGCGGGATCGCCAGCCTGTATGTGCAGGGCATGCTGCTGTGCTTTGCCATCAACGCGGCGCTGCTGGTGATTTTCATTACCCGTATCAGCGGGACCCTGCGCGCCAAGGCGGCCGACCTGGCCGACCTGCGCCAGCGCGCCGCCGAGGAAGACCATATCGTACGCATGGGCCTGCTCGCTTCCGGCGCGGCCCACGAACTGGGCACGCCGCTGGCGACGCTGTCGGTGATCCTGGGCGACTGGAAGCGCATGCCCGAGTTCCGCGACAACCCCGACCTGCGCGAGGAAATCGCCGAGATGCAGACGCAACTGAAACGCTGCAAGTCGATCGTCAGCGGGATCCTGCTCTCTGCGGGCAGCGCGCGCGGCGAATCGGCGGTGCGCACCACCATCCACACCTTCCTCGACGGCCTGGCCGAAGAATGGGAAGAGCGGCGCCAGGTCGACGTGTTCGAGTACGAGAACCGGATCGCCGAGGACATTCCGGTCGCCTTCGATTCGGCCCTGAAGCAGACCATCGACAACCTGCTCGACAACGCCTTCGAGGCCTCGCCCGACTGGGTGCGGCTGGAAGCGAGCGTCGAGGACGACACCCTGCACCTCGTCGTGCTCGACAAGGGACCGGGTTTTGCACCGGCCATGCTGAGCCAGTTCGGCAAGCCTTACCAGTCGACCAAGAGCCGCCCCGGCGCCGGCGTCGGCCTGTTTTTGGTGGTGAACGTGGCGCGCACGCTGGGCGGCGGTGTGGCGGCGCGCAACCGCGACGGCGGCGGAGCGGAGGTCAGGCTGACGATTCCCCTCGCGGCGATCGTGCTGAGCGGGGAGGGCGAGCATGTCTGA
- a CDS encoding GAF domain-containing protein — protein sequence MDKALQHCVAEVQAISAVPDIMRTLAELTGLRFICVAHVTDATWTACAILDRLDYGLKPGDPLDVTTTLCEDVRDTGLAIVIDSVDDSPVYKDHPTPLMYGFKSYFSVPLFRPCGTYFGTLCGLDPYPASLSNKTTVTTMRLFAELISKQLKTAEQATLAAAG from the coding sequence TTGGACAAAGCCTTGCAGCATTGTGTAGCCGAAGTGCAGGCCATCAGCGCCGTTCCCGACATCATGCGTACACTGGCCGAATTGACCGGCCTGCGCTTCATTTGCGTCGCCCACGTGACCGATGCGACCTGGACCGCATGCGCCATCCTGGACCGGCTCGACTACGGCCTGAAACCCGGCGATCCGCTGGACGTGACGACCACGCTCTGCGAAGACGTGCGCGACACCGGCCTGGCGATCGTCATCGACAGCGTCGACGATTCCCCTGTCTACAAAGACCATCCGACGCCGCTCATGTACGGCTTCAAGAGCTATTTTTCGGTACCGCTGTTCCGCCCCTGCGGCACGTATTTCGGGACGCTCTGCGGCCTCGACCCCTACCCTGCATCGCTGAGCAATAAAACCACGGTGACGACCATGCGCCTGTTCGCGGAGCTGATTTCGAAACAGCTGAAGACGGCGGAGCAGGCGACCCTGGCAGCGGCCGGCTGA
- a CDS encoding response regulator transcription factor yields MSELSPETPVLLIVEDDEAFARTLGRSFERRGYRVLHAPGYEEAAKVLDEHDPGYAVVDLKLKGNSSGLNCVQLLHAHDPEMLIVVLTGFASIGTAVEAIKLGACQYLAKPSNTDDIEAAFGHVAGNADIEVTNRSTSIKTLEWEHIHAVLAETDFNISEAARRLGMHRRTLARKLEKQRVK; encoded by the coding sequence ATGTCTGAGCTGTCGCCTGAAACGCCGGTCCTGCTCATCGTCGAGGACGACGAAGCCTTTGCCCGCACCCTGGGGCGTTCCTTCGAGCGGCGCGGCTACCGCGTGCTGCACGCGCCCGGTTACGAGGAAGCGGCGAAGGTGCTGGACGAGCACGACCCCGGCTATGCGGTGGTCGACCTCAAGCTGAAGGGCAATTCCTCGGGCCTGAACTGCGTGCAGCTGCTGCATGCGCACGACCCGGAGATGCTGATCGTCGTCCTGACCGGCTTCGCCAGCATCGGCACCGCGGTCGAGGCGATCAAGCTGGGTGCCTGCCAGTACCTGGCGAAACCCTCGAACACGGACGACATCGAGGCCGCCTTCGGCCACGTGGCAGGCAATGCCGATATCGAAGTCACCAACCGCTCGACCTCGATCAAGACGCTGGAATGGGAGCATATCCACGCGGTGCTGGCCGAGACCGATTTCAATATCTCGGAAGCGGCGCGCCGCCTGGGGATGCACCGGCGCACGCTGGCGCGGAAGCTCGAGAAGCAGCGGGTGAAGTGA
- the cyoC gene encoding cytochrome o ubiquinol oxidase subunit III, giving the protein MSEINATLSAQNGGVTGADAGSRYHVREHHPEHGTMLGFWIYLMSDCLIFASLFATYAVLGRNYAGGPSGAELFNLPLVGLNTAFLLVSSITFGFAMISAQSKNLGRAQLWLAVTGILGACFLGLEMYEFVELIHEGAGPSRSSFLTAFFSLVGTHGLHVLFGIVWLVTLMFQLARHGLSVENLRRMACLSLFWHFLDVVWIFVFTFVYLMGTLP; this is encoded by the coding sequence ATGTCTGAAATTAACGCAACCCTCAGTGCGCAAAACGGCGGCGTGACCGGCGCCGACGCCGGCTCGCGCTACCACGTGCGCGAGCACCATCCGGAACACGGCACCATGCTCGGTTTCTGGATCTACCTGATGAGCGACTGCCTCATCTTCGCCAGCCTGTTCGCGACCTATGCTGTCCTGGGCCGTAACTACGCCGGCGGGCCATCGGGCGCGGAACTGTTCAACCTGCCGCTGGTGGGCCTGAACACGGCCTTCCTGCTGGTGTCCTCGATCACCTTCGGCTTCGCCATGATCTCGGCGCAGTCGAAGAACCTCGGCCGGGCCCAGCTCTGGCTGGCCGTGACCGGCATTCTCGGCGCCTGCTTCCTTGGCCTGGAAATGTACGAATTCGTCGAGCTGATCCACGAAGGCGCCGGCCCGTCGCGCAGCAGCTTCCTGACCGCGTTCTTCTCGCTGGTCGGCACCCACGGCCTGCACGTGCTGTTCGGTATCGTCTGGCTCGTGACGCTGATGTTCCAGCTGGCCAGGCATGGCCTGTCGGTCGAGAACCTGCGCCGCATGGCTTGCCTGTCGCTGTTCTGGCACTTCCTGGACGTCGTCTGGATCTTCGTATTCACCTTTGTTTACCTGATGGGGACGCTGCCATGA
- the cyoB gene encoding cytochrome o ubiquinol oxidase subunit I has translation MQDSFDLTKLIFGRLSWDAIPFHEPILLATFAGVLVGGAALVGLISYFRLWGTLWRDWITSIDHKKIGIMYMILGLVMFLRGFADALMMRAQQAISFGDNAGFLPPHHYDQVFTAHGVIMIFFVAMPFVTGLMNYVVPLQIGARDVAFPFLNNFSFWMTTMGAVLVMASLFVGEFARTGWLAFPPLSGILASPGVGVDYYIWSLQIAGVGTLLSGVNLIVTIVKMRAPGMDLMKMPVFTWTSLCTNILIVMSFPILTATLAMLGMDRLFDTNFFTADKGGNAMLYVNLIWIWGHPEVYILILPAFGIFSEVVSTFCGKRLFGYTSMVYATVVIMILSYLVWLHHFFTMGSGASVNSFFGITTMIISIPTGAKIFNWLFTMYRGRIRFELPMMWTVSFMLTFTIGGMTGVMLAIPAADFVLHNSLFLIAHFHNVIIGGVLFGLFAGFNYWFPKMFGFKLNRFWGLVSFWLWSIGFWVAFLPGYILGFMGVTRRSSHFEDPEMQWLFVISFIGTLMIAGGIAALLMQIFVSWRDRKKNVDVTGDPWDGRTLEWATSSPPPDYNFAFTPVVYDNDTYADMKKNGWKRPLTDYVAIHMPKNTWAGFVISALSMVLGFAIIWHMWLLTGLAFFAMMVATIAHTFNYKRDYYIPAEEVTRTENARTKLLEAHV, from the coding sequence ATGCAAGACTCATTTGACTTGACGAAGCTTATCTTCGGACGGCTCAGCTGGGACGCGATTCCGTTCCATGAGCCGATCCTGCTCGCTACCTTCGCGGGTGTGCTGGTAGGCGGTGCGGCCCTCGTCGGCCTCATTTCCTACTTCCGCCTGTGGGGCACCTTGTGGCGCGACTGGATTACCAGTATCGACCACAAGAAAATCGGCATCATGTACATGATCCTCGGCCTCGTGATGTTCCTGCGCGGCTTTGCCGACGCGCTCATGATGCGCGCCCAGCAGGCGATTTCCTTCGGCGACAACGCCGGCTTCCTGCCGCCGCACCACTACGACCAGGTCTTCACCGCCCACGGCGTGATCATGATCTTCTTCGTGGCGATGCCCTTCGTGACCGGCCTGATGAACTACGTCGTGCCGCTCCAGATCGGCGCGCGCGACGTGGCTTTCCCGTTCCTGAACAACTTCTCGTTCTGGATGACGACCATGGGCGCCGTGCTGGTCATGGCCTCGCTGTTCGTCGGCGAATTCGCGCGTACCGGCTGGCTGGCCTTCCCGCCGCTGTCGGGCATCCTGGCAAGTCCGGGTGTCGGCGTCGACTATTACATATGGTCATTGCAGATTGCGGGCGTAGGAACATTGCTGTCCGGGGTCAACCTGATCGTCACCATCGTCAAGATGCGCGCGCCGGGCATGGACCTGATGAAGATGCCTGTCTTCACCTGGACCTCGCTCTGCACCAACATCCTGATCGTCATGTCCTTCCCGATCCTGACCGCCACCCTGGCGATGCTGGGCATGGACCGCCTGTTCGACACCAACTTCTTCACGGCCGACAAGGGCGGTAACGCCATGCTGTACGTGAACCTGATCTGGATCTGGGGCCACCCGGAGGTGTACATCCTGATCCTGCCGGCCTTCGGCATCTTCTCCGAAGTCGTCTCGACCTTCTGCGGCAAGCGCCTGTTCGGCTATACCTCGATGGTGTACGCCACCGTCGTGATCATGATCCTGTCCTACCTGGTCTGGCTGCACCACTTCTTCACCATGGGTTCCGGCGCGAGCGTCAACTCGTTCTTCGGCATCACCACGATGATCATCTCGATCCCGACCGGCGCGAAGATCTTCAACTGGCTGTTCACGATGTACCGCGGCCGCATCCGCTTCGAACTGCCGATGATGTGGACCGTGTCGTTCATGCTGACCTTCACCATCGGCGGCATGACCGGCGTGATGCTGGCCATCCCGGCGGCCGACTTCGTATTGCACAACTCGCTGTTCCTGATTGCGCACTTCCACAACGTCATCATCGGCGGCGTGCTGTTCGGCCTGTTCGCGGGCTTCAACTACTGGTTCCCGAAGATGTTCGGCTTCAAGCTGAACCGTTTCTGGGGCCTGGTCTCGTTCTGGCTGTGGTCGATCGGTTTCTGGGTTGCCTTCCTGCCGGGTTATATCCTGGGCTTCATGGGCGTCACCCGCCGCTCGAGCCACTTCGAAGATCCTGAAATGCAGTGGCTGTTCGTCATCTCGTTCATCGGCACGCTGATGATCGCCGGCGGTATCGCCGCGCTGCTGATGCAGATCTTCGTCTCCTGGCGCGACCGCAAGAAGAACGTCGACGTCACCGGCGACCCATGGGATGGCCGTACGCTGGAGTGGGCGACCTCGTCGCCACCGCCGGACTACAACTTCGCCTTCACGCCGGTCGTGTACGACAACGACACCTACGCCGACATGAAGAAGAACGGCTGGAAGCGTCCATTGACCGATTACGTCGCGATCCACATGCCGAAGAACACCTGGGCCGGCTTCGTGATCTCGGCGCTGTCGATGGTGCTCGGTTTCGCGATCATCTGGCACATGTGGCTGCTGACCGGCCTCGCGTTCTTCGCGATGATGGTGGCAACCATTGCCCACACGTTCAACTACAAGCGTGACTATTACATTCCGGCGGAGGAAGTGACCCGTACCGAGAATGCACGCACTAAATTGCTGGAAGCCCATGTCTGA
- a CDS encoding SURF1 family protein: MTDRHGPGEGAPTTGRNSNVARLVLAVIGLFLIVLFAGLGTWQVQRLSWKLALIERVETRVGAPAAALPPATRWSSISKESDEYRHVALAGHFLYEYSTPVQAVSELGAGFWLVTPLCTPDGSIVLVNRGFITADQARGRYPARSAGGNPCAAGGPAHSLTGLLRITEPGGGFLRDNDPAGNRWFSRDVAAIAAARGLNNVAPYFVDAARGQDSANAPEHPVGGLTVISFQNNHLVYAITWYALALMVAGALWYVARTGGRETRKARNDGRKA; encoded by the coding sequence ATGACGGACCGGCACGGTCCGGGAGAGGGCGCCCCGACAACAGGGCGCAATTCAAACGTCGCCAGGCTGGTCCTGGCGGTAATCGGACTCTTCCTGATCGTGCTGTTTGCGGGGCTGGGGACCTGGCAGGTGCAACGCCTGTCCTGGAAGCTGGCCCTGATCGAACGCGTGGAGACACGCGTCGGCGCACCGGCGGCGGCTCTGCCGCCGGCAACGCGCTGGTCTTCCATTTCAAAAGAGTCCGACGAATACCGGCACGTAGCGCTCGCCGGCCACTTCCTCTACGAATACTCGACGCCGGTGCAGGCGGTCTCCGAACTGGGAGCCGGCTTCTGGCTCGTCACGCCGCTGTGCACGCCTGACGGCAGCATCGTGCTCGTGAACCGGGGCTTCATCACGGCCGACCAGGCGCGCGGCCGCTATCCGGCGCGCAGCGCGGGCGGCAATCCCTGCGCCGCCGGCGGCCCGGCGCACAGCCTCACCGGCCTGTTGCGCATCACGGAACCCGGCGGCGGCTTCCTGCGCGATAACGATCCTGCCGGTAACCGCTGGTTCTCGCGCGACGTCGCCGCCATCGCCGCCGCACGCGGCCTGAACAATGTCGCACCATACTTCGTCGATGCGGCGCGCGGGCAGGACTCGGCGAACGCACCCGAACATCCGGTCGGCGGCCTGACGGTCATTTCCTTCCAAAACAATCACCTCGTGTATGCGATCACTTGGTATGCTCTTGCTTTGATGGTCGCCGGTGCGTTGTGGTACGTCGCGCGCACGGGCGGCAGGGAAACCCGCAAGGCAAGGAACGATGGCCGTAAAGCTTGA
- the cyoD gene encoding cytochrome o ubiquinol oxidase subunit IV, which produces MSEHHNHGHDDHGHGHHDAHAVHYSLKDYSIGFALAVILTVIPFWLVMGNILDPSMTRFVIMGFAGVQVVVHMIYFLHMNSKSEGGWNMMALILTIVLLGIVLSGSIWVMYHMNANMMPGMGDAAAVTSHGTHDMP; this is translated from the coding sequence ATGAGCGAACATCACAACCACGGTCACGACGACCACGGCCACGGCCACCATGACGCGCACGCAGTGCACTACAGCCTGAAGGACTACTCGATCGGCTTCGCGCTGGCCGTGATCCTGACGGTGATCCCGTTCTGGCTCGTCATGGGCAACATCCTCGATCCTTCGATGACGCGCTTCGTCATCATGGGCTTCGCCGGGGTCCAGGTCGTCGTCCACATGATCTATTTCCTCCACATGAACTCGAAGTCCGAGGGAGGCTGGAACATGATGGCGCTGATCCTGACCATCGTCCTGCTGGGCATCGTCCTGTCGGGTTCGATCTGGGTCATGTACCACATGAACGCCAACATGATGCCCGGCATGGGCGACGCAGCGGCCGTCACCAGCCACGGCACCCACGACATGCCATGA